Proteins encoded within one genomic window of Panicum virgatum strain AP13 chromosome 1N, P.virgatum_v5, whole genome shotgun sequence:
- the LOC120656734 gene encoding U-box domain-containing protein 33-like, producing the protein MEEHEEWEPLWSARGSPATSSAGSLEVADELDEQQSPPAGGRSMVVFVAVPEEVSDGRSTLLWALHNLVRDGSKVVIAHVHSPAQLRDQASIKPEGINEYRKLKRAKAEKNLDAYILIAKCAREDIEVGCEKVIIETDNVAKGLEELVTLHNITDLVMGAAPDRHFSKEMNTPKSMTALRLMETAAPSCKIWFTCKGHLICTREATEGLPVIPASPAKNATEAPAYNISNQMGSMALTELEYEVSSSKGYTSSSLVATEMTDWDYLFGDWGMIVYGSSRIDDDTNFSGTATQHPIIGDTNELMPVVHSSTQESDNVYLLLASAYNQEDQPSVDEEMYEKLQDLCIEAKLLKDQADDESNKIRKTEMDLHSALQRIKESEDSYLQEVSQRKEIEKTLARQRLQIDKMRRQQCILSDELQDSKKHNLMLEQCITQMKSAAKDHIEEITNYFIKQSCEESKKRQKIKMDLLSTLQRVSALYQESMVQLRKFVIKKSEGSLQVKEMESLLQNEKVQREYMEEKIARQRTEIEETKRQRDQLYYDLQDVKEQRLRLEQVDVSEETNRRKAEKDLLSYLQRIKDLEHQHIHQLKEKERMEETMARQTEEIQGAKRKLHEMHSKHMTEIKSTVNVHEEKLANSKQLLQELQAKNENLLHERDAAVTEAKELRQKNKKRASMITETPNTEFSFAELQKATNGFDEEFKISEDEFARIYKGFIRNTNVAIKLFHPQSLKGQAKFYQEVAVLSRVRHPNLITLIGACPDDFALVYEFLPNGTLEDWLSCKKNMPPLTWKVRTRIIGEICSALAFIHSQKPYPIGHGDLNLGNILVDANFVSKLGDLGICHLHRQPDLPTTNLQRYPTKNHKGTLCYMDNGEFKTARELMLWSDVNSFGIIILRLLTGRSQQQIGEIVEEAMEKGNLHSIIDASAGDWPFTQANKMAHLGLRCINLSWGRQPELAGEVWVVVEQLMKAASLTTGSSQFESPSDAPPPSHFICPIFQVSDLPNPHGFNKKAA; encoded by the exons ATGGAGGAGCACGAGGAGTGGGAGCCGCTGTGGAGCGCGCGGGGCAGCCCGGCCACCTCGTCGGCGGGATCCCTGGAGGTGGCGGACGAGCTGGACGAGCAGCAGAGCCCGCCCGCCGGCGGCAGGAGCATGGTGGTGTTCGTCGCGGTGCCGGAAGAGGTCAGCGACGGGAGGAGCACGCTGCTGTGGGCGCTGCACAACTTGGTCAGGGACGGTTCCAAGGTCGTGATCGCTCATGTCCACAGCCCTGCACAAC TGAGGGATCAAGCCAGCATTAAACCTGAAGGAATCAATGAGTACAGGAAGCTGAAGCGAGCAAAGGCCGAGAAGAACTTAGATGCGTATATTCTGATAGCAAAATGCGCCAGGGAGGATATAGAG GTTGGTTGTGAGAAAGTAATAATTGAGACAGATAATGTTGCTAAAGGACTTGAAGAACTCGTCACCCTTCATAACATAACCGATCTTGTAATGGGAGCAGCTCCAGATCGACACTTCTCAAA AGAAATGAACACACCAAAGTCAATGACAGCACTAAGGCTTATGGAGACAGCTGCTCCATCGTGCAAGATATGGTTTACTTGTAAAGGGCATTTGATATGTACCAG GGAAGCAACTGAAGGCCTTCCTGTAATACCTGCATCACCTGCAAAAAATGCAACAGAGGCACCAGCATACAACATTTCAAACCAAATGGGATCAATGGCACTCACTGAGTTGGAATACGAAGTATCAAGCTCCAAAGGATACACTTCAAGCTCATTGGTTGCAACAGAAATGACGGATTGGGATTATCTTTTCGGAG ATTGGGGGATGATAGTGTATGGATCATcaagaattgatgatgatactaATTTCTCCGGAACTGCTACTCAACATCCAATTATTGGAGACACAAATGAACTAATGCCAGTGGTGCATTCTTCTACACAAGAATCTGATAATGTCTACTTGCTGCTAGCATCAGCATATAATCAG GAAGACCAACCCAGTGTAGATGAAGAAATGTATGAGAAACTTCAAGATCTGTGTATTGAAGCTAAGCTGCTGAAGGATCAAGCTGATGATGAATCTAACAAAATACGCAAAACTGAAATGGACCTGCATTCAGCACTTCAAAGA ATTAAAGAATCAGAAGATTCATATCTTCAAGAGGTGAGCCAGCGAAAAGAAATTGAGAAGACTCTTGCTAGACAGAGGCTGCAGATTGACAAAATGAGAAGACAACAATGCATATTATCTGATGAATTACAGGATTCAAAAAAGCATAACCTTATGCTTGAACAATGTATAACACAAATGAAGTCTGCTGCAAAAGATCACATTGAAGAAATTACCAATTATTTTATAAAACAATCATGTGAAGAATCTAAGAAACGCCAAAAGATCAAAATGGATCTGCTTTCAACACTTCAGAGAGTAAGCGCTTTGTATCAGGAGTCTATGGTTCAACTAAGGAAGTTCGTGATAAAAAAATCTGAAGGATCATTACAGGTGAAAGAGATGGAGAGTTTGCTCCAAAACGAGAAGGTACAGAGGGAATACATGGAGGAGAAGATAGCAAGACAGAGGACAGAGATTGAAGAAACAAAAAGGCAACGAGATCAACTGTATTACGACTTACAAGATGTAAAAGAGCAGAGGCTCAGACTGGAACAAGTG GATGTGTCTGAAGAAACTAACAGAAGAAAAGCTGAAAAAGATCTACTCTCATATCTTCAAAGG ATTAAAGACCTGGAGCATCAGCATATACATCAgttgaaagaaaaggaaagaatggAGGAGACAATGGCAAGGCAGACGGAAGAAATtcaaggagcaaaaagaaagctacatgagatgcatagcaaacatatGACTGAAATCAAGTCCACTGTGAACGTTCATGAAGAAAAGCTTGCAAACAGCAAACAGCTTCTTCAAGAGCTCCAAGCAAAGAATGAAAATTTACTCCACGAGAGAGATGCTGCAGTGACAGAAGCGAAAGAGTTACgccaaaagaacaaaaaaagagCCTCAATGATAACTGAAACTCCGAACACTGAGTTCTCATTTGCCGAGCTGCAGAAAGCAACCAACGGATTTGATGAAGAATTTAAGATTAGTGAAGATGAATTTGCAAGGATCTATAAAGGTTTCATCCGCAACACAAATGTAGCAATAAAGTTGTTCCATCCACAAAGCTTAAAAGGACAAGCAAAGTTTTATCAAGAG GTTGCTGTCCTCAGTAGAGTCAGGCATCCTAATCTCATAACACTGATAGGAGCATGCCCAGACGATTTCGCGCTGGTGTACGAATTCCTCCCAAATGGTACCCTCGAGGACTGGCTTTCATGCAAGAAAAACATGCCACCTCTGACATGGAAGGTGCGCACAAGGATCATTGGGGAGATATGCTCAGCTTTGGCTTTCATCCACTCACAGAAGCCTTATCCAATTGGTCACGGTGATCTAAATCTGGGAAACATTCTCGTAGATGCCAACTTCGTCAGCAAGCTGGGAGACTTGGGCATCTGCCACCTCCACAGACAACCTGACTTACCGACCACCAACCTTCAACGTTACCCTACAAAGAACCATAAAGGGACACTTTGTTATATGGACAATGGTGAATTCAAGACAGCTAGGGAGCTCATGCTGTGGTCCGACGTGAACTCATTCGGCATTATCATACTTCGCTTACTGACGGGGAGATCACAGCAACAGATTGGTGAAATTGTGGAAGAAGCAATGGAGAAAGGAAACCTGCATTCCATCATTGATGCCTCTGCAGGGGACTGGCCATTTACGCAGGCAAACAAGATGGCACATCTTGGTCTTAGATGCATCAACTTGAGCTGGGGACGCCAGCCAGAACTTGCTGGGGAAGTATGGGTGGTGGTCGAGCAACTGATGAAAGCCGCTAGCCTGACCACTGGGTCATCTCAATTTGAATCACCCTCCGATGCTCCACCTCCATCACACTTCATCTGTCCAATTTTTCAGGTTAGTGATCTACCAAATCCACATGGATTTAATAAAAAAGCCGCATGA
- the LOC120653687 gene encoding serine/threonine-protein phosphatase 7 long form homolog, protein MDANFFDHLKNKELKDLFKRLCTQNQQRKFNALWQMLDQLTAEQVKARAAGTSSSQLRECGLLTPGRLVEGGIVKLDRSLLTALVDRWRPETHTFHLPCGELTPTLQDVAYLLGLPIVSDAVGPRVVPALWKDNLEERFAPVQRVAAAGPINPHPRATGPSKTWLLQFTPTQLDADADEYSVTRSLEAYLLWLFGYIMFNNTHGNSVDRILLPYAREIADAEDDLPPYSWGSAILAATYRGLCDGCSKTDGEAIFSGCPLLLQLWSYERIAVGRPIVSQEPYHDILYGDDEEGWPIMGTLWNWRHRSWAHAQVRLAYPDFVSELDMLTLEDVIWESYTPEAVARRAPLGLSPHCSANAGMWLTTVVLVYDIAVVEEWHVVLSRLAHHDAAVVGAMGRCR, encoded by the exons atggatGCAAACTTCTTTGACCACTTAAAGAACAAGGAACTAAAGGACTTgttcaagaggttgtgcactcagaatcagcagagaaAATTTAATGCtttgtggcagatgcttgatcagctAACTGCGGAGCAAGTGAAGGCAAGGGCAGCAGGAACCAGCAGTAGCCA GTTACGTGAGTGCGGTCTACTGACTCCAGGCCGTCTTGTAGAGGGTGGGATTGTgaagctcgaccgatccctcctgacagCGCTAGTGgatagatggaggccggagactcacacgttccacctcccatgTGGGGAGCTGACTCcgacgctgcaggacgtggcctacctacTGGGTCTCCCTATCGTCAGTGATGccgtaggtccgcgtgtggtgccGGCTTTGTGGAAGGATAACCTGGAGGAGCGCTTTGCTCCGGTACAGCGCGTGGCAGCAGCAGgaccgatcaacccgcacccgcgagccacaggtccttcgaagacctggttgcTACAGTTTACA CCTACCCAGTTGGATGCGGATGCGGACGAGtatagtgtgaccagatcgctggaggcgtacctgctatggttgtttggttacatcatgttcaacaacacccATGGCAACTCCGTCGACAGGATCCTACTTCCGTACGCACGAGAGATTGCGGATGCAGAGGATGActtaccgccctacagctggggttcGGCGATATTGGCGGCCAcctaccgtggactctgcgatgggTGCAGCAAGACCGATGGTGAGGCTATTTTCTCGGGGTGCCCACTCCTGCttcagctttggtcgtacgagaggatagcGGTTGGTCGCCCTATCGTGAGCCAGGAGCCATACCACGACATCTTGtacggcgacgacgaggagggtTGGCCTATTATGGGTACCCTCTGGAACTGGCGTCAT AGATCTTGGGCGCATGCCCAGGTTAGGCTTGCATATCCTGATTTCGTGTCGGAGCTGGATATGCTGACGCTAGAGGACGTTATCTGGGAGTCATACACCCCAGAGGCGGTGGCGAGACGTGCACCTTTAGGCCTGTCTCCACACTGCTCTGCGAATGCGGGCATGTGGCTTACTACAGTCGTTCTTGTttacgacatcgcg GTTGTCGAGGAGTGGCATGTCGTGCTCAGCCGTTTGGCTCACCATGATGCAGCCGTGGTTGGAGCAATGGGACGATGCAGATGA
- the LOC120654190 gene encoding uncharacterized protein LOC120654190 — protein sequence MFGGTAPIGGPYPGMGPPPSTPAYPEFYPDAGVGPSSSAQPGFVSDTFVPDSGGFNLEDLDNFTSLSPAEQGDPDVSGSSQLGGAPLGYSQQQTPQPSLRPQRQMRSLDRHTYSQGHVHAQ from the exons ATGTTTGGAGGGACAGCGCCAATTGGGGGACCGTACCCAGGGATGGGACCGCCGCCATCGACACCAGCCTACCCAG AATTCTATCCAGATGCGGGCGTTGGACCTTCTTCCTCAGCACAACCTG GGTTCGTCTCAGACACGTTCGTTCCAGATAGCGGTGGCTTCAACTTAGAAGATCTCGACAACTTCACTTCCCTCTCACCCGCGgagcaaggtgaccccgatgtctcgGGCtcttcacagctaggaggagcaccacttggttactctcagcagcagacaccgcagccttCTTTGCGTCCTCAGCGACAAATGAGGTCTCtggatcgtcacacctactcgCAGGGCCATGTCCATGCCCAGTAG
- the LOC120656740 gene encoding aquaporin PIP1-2 gives MEGKEEDVRLGANKFSERQPIGTAAQGAGDDKDYKEPPPAPLFEPGELKSWSFYRAGIAEFVATFLFLYITILTVMGVSKSNSKCATVGIQGIAWSFGGMIFALVYCTAGISGGHINPAVTFGLFLARKLSLTRAIFYIIMQCLGAICGAGVVKGFQQGLYMGNGGGANVVAPGYTKGSGLGAEIIGTFVLVYTVFSATDAKRNARDSHVPILAPLPIGFAVFLVHLATIPITGTGINPARSLGAAIIYNREHAWSHHWIFWVGPFIGAALAAIYHQVIIRAIPFKSRS, from the exons ATGGAGGGCAAGGAGGAGGACGTTCGCCTGGGCGCCAACAAGTTCTCGGAGCGGCAGCCCATcgggacggcggcgcagggcgccgGGGATGACAAGGACTACAAGgagcccccgccggcgccgctgttCGAGCCCGGGGAGCTCAAGTCCTGGTCTTTCTACCGCGCGGGTATCGCCGAGTTCGTCGccaccttcctcttcctctacaTCACCATCCTCACCGTCATGGGCGTCTCCAAGTCCAACTCCAAGTGCGCCACCGTCGGCATCCAGGGCATCGCCTGGTCCTTCGGAGGAATGATCTTCGCCCTCGTCTACTGCACCGCCGGCATCTCCG GAGGGCACATCAACCCGGCAGTGACGTTCGGGCTGTTCTTGGCCAGGAAGCTGTCACTGACTAGGGCCATCTTCTACATAATCATGCAATGCCTCGGTGCTATCtgtggagctggagtggtgaaGGGCTTCCAGCAGGGACTTTACATGGGCAACGGTGGTGGTGCCAACGTTGTCGCCCCCGGCTACACCAAGGGATCAGGCCTTGGTGCTGAGATCATTGGCACCTTCGTCCTGGTCTACACCGTCTTCTCGGCCACTGATGCCAAGAGGAATGCCAGGGACTCCCATGTTCCT ATCCTTGCCCCACTGCCAATTGGGTTCGCGGTGTTCCTGGTCCACCTTGCCACCATCCCCATTACTGGCACCGGCATCAACCCAGCTAGGAGCCTTGGCGCTGCCATCATCTACAACAGGGAGCACGCCTGGAGCCACCAT TGGATCTTCTGGGTCGGCCCCTTCATTGGCGCTGCCCTGGCTGCCATCTACCACCAGGTGATCATCAGGGCCATCCCGTTCAAGAGCAGGTCCTAA